The following coding sequences are from one Parafrankia discariae window:
- a CDS encoding arsenate reductase/protein-tyrosine-phosphatase family protein, with amino-acid sequence MVCTGNLCRSPMAERLAGARLGRLTVAAGLPGAPEPSVLVRSAGVRAFTGGPMEPTAAAVLRERGADDTGFRSRQVTPAMVAAADIVLCATRAHRVRIVEMAPRAVRRTFTLREFARLAEAVTPSRIDRLAAEVAGRHPSGRLRAAGMALGVASAGARGVAPPDDPADDDLDDPLGGGLDDFRACADAIEAALESLDRLLAALLAATAPS; translated from the coding sequence GGGTCGCCTCACGGTGGCGGCGGGCCTGCCGGGCGCACCGGAGCCCTCGGTGCTGGTACGCAGCGCGGGTGTGCGGGCGTTCACCGGCGGGCCCATGGAGCCGACGGCCGCGGCGGTACTGCGCGAACGCGGCGCGGACGACACCGGGTTCCGCTCGCGCCAGGTCACCCCCGCGATGGTGGCGGCGGCCGACATCGTGCTCTGTGCGACGCGGGCGCATCGGGTCCGCATCGTCGAGATGGCGCCGCGCGCCGTCCGGCGGACCTTCACCCTGCGGGAGTTCGCGCGCCTGGCGGAGGCGGTGACACCGTCGCGTATCGACAGGCTTGCCGCCGAGGTCGCCGGTCGTCATCCCAGCGGACGGCTGCGCGCCGCCGGGATGGCACTCGGGGTGGCGAGCGCGGGCGCGCGTGGCGTGGCGCCCCCGGACGATCCCGCTGACGACGACCTTGATGATCCCCTCGGCGGTGGCCTCGACGACTTCCGCGCGTGCGCGGATGCCATCGAGGCCGCCCTTGAGTCGCTGGACCGGCTACTCGCCGCTCTCCTGGCGGCCACCGCCCCCAGCTGA
- a CDS encoding acyltransferase family protein encodes MTLAHAFVAPNSFNALRMGLACTVIIVHGIAFGGYSTRIGPDYDIAAMAVDGFFVISGFLIVRSRIRCRTTARYLWHRAVRILPAFWVCQLVVAFVVAPLGWLYMRGTLAGYLTASPHGPISYVLHNLTPRMSFFDIAGTPSGVPFPPADSGMPALWNGNLWTLWWEVLCYLGVAALAVFSLLRGRVVLTVLGAVLAVLALIRLDPGRTAQLLGPVFESGYGRFAPLFLSGALLSVYAERIPCSRILAAASAVMVGIAYYDPGTALRTISEPSGNYLLGALPMAYLCVWLAIRLPFQGFGTKVDLSYGVYIYGSPVQQLAAVYGLYKMGPFPYVISTLAVTFLLATASWFAVESRALSLRNWTPRTPGAIARAGARVSGRGPAVTRRTQVAVDGLIPRQRPAQPAEITQVLDRVLPAGTTEPVGTAGPAGPAGPQALPSASRRSAGGGGRQESGE; translated from the coding sequence GTGACGCTTGCCCATGCCTTCGTCGCCCCGAACAGCTTCAACGCGCTCAGGATGGGCCTCGCCTGCACAGTGATCATCGTGCACGGCATCGCGTTCGGCGGCTACTCCACCCGGATCGGGCCGGACTACGACATCGCCGCCATGGCGGTCGACGGGTTCTTCGTCATCAGCGGGTTCCTGATCGTCCGGAGCCGGATCCGGTGCCGGACGACGGCCCGGTACCTGTGGCACCGGGCCGTCCGCATCCTGCCCGCCTTCTGGGTGTGTCAGCTCGTGGTGGCATTCGTCGTCGCGCCGCTGGGCTGGCTGTACATGCGGGGCACCCTCGCCGGCTACCTGACCGCGAGCCCGCACGGCCCGATCTCGTACGTGCTGCACAACCTGACCCCGCGGATGAGCTTCTTCGACATCGCGGGAACCCCCAGCGGAGTCCCCTTTCCGCCGGCCGATTCGGGTATGCCGGCGCTCTGGAACGGAAATCTGTGGACCCTGTGGTGGGAGGTTCTCTGCTACCTCGGCGTCGCGGCACTCGCCGTCTTCTCGCTGCTCCGGGGCCGCGTGGTGCTGACCGTCCTCGGCGCGGTGCTGGCCGTACTGGCCCTCATTAGGCTTGATCCGGGTCGTACGGCCCAGCTGCTCGGCCCCGTTTTCGAGTCCGGCTATGGCCGCTTCGCGCCGCTCTTCCTCTCCGGCGCCCTGCTGTCCGTCTACGCCGAGAGAATTCCGTGTTCCCGGATCCTGGCGGCCGCCAGCGCCGTTATGGTGGGGATAGCGTATTACGATCCCGGCACCGCGCTCCGCACGATCAGTGAGCCCTCCGGGAATTACCTGCTCGGCGCGCTGCCGATGGCCTATCTCTGTGTATGGCTCGCCATCCGCCTTCCCTTCCAGGGCTTCGGCACGAAGGTCGACCTGTCCTACGGCGTGTACATCTACGGATCCCCGGTGCAGCAGCTCGCGGCCGTCTACGGCCTGTACAAGATGGGGCCGTTTCCGTATGTCATCTCCACCCTGGCCGTCACGTTTCTCCTCGCGACGGCCAGCTGGTTCGCGGTGGAGTCACGCGCGCTGTCGCTGCGGAACTGGACGCCCAGGACACCAGGGGCGATCGCCCGCGCCGGCGCCCGCGTGAGCGGCCGTGGGCCCGCGGTCACACGGCGGACCCAGGTGGCGGTCGACGGGCTGATTCCCCGGCAACGCCCCGCCCAGCCGGCCGAGATCACCCAGGTGCTCGACCGGGTCCTGCCGGCAGGCACGACCGAACCCGTCGGCACCGCTGGGCCGGCCGGCCCAGCCGGCCCGCAGGCGCTCCCATCAGCCTCGCGGCGGTCAGCTGGGGGCGGTGGCCGCCAGGAGAGCGGCGAGTAG
- a CDS encoding glycosyltransferase family 4 protein: protein MPALPGTDRCRVLLLAPSNGLGGGIERYLWTIEECLRGGGGDVHRLDMRRPGRDTFPVPRARFVIGALAAARGQWRPDVVVAGHPNLIPVAAAVARLTVARRAFVVCYGDDIWAMRRRDRALLHRDAALVPVAISSYGAGVLAATSQGPIIRPGLAPSWRAELLAQGARRSASATPGGTSGVPTLLTAFRLAAWEGKGLPVLLDALTTVRRALGAVRLVVAGHGPAPEDMLTLIRAHEDVIVHETPGDADLARLYAAADLFVLCTRTRPRPPYGGEGYGMVLLEAQLAGCPVVGPARGGSGDAYQDGLTGVTPRDESAEALSAVLIDLLADGPRLARLGRQAAEWAEATTRPQDYTGRVFSTLTGRELGGGAQHPRIPVQRTAAEQPRDFAGADPRSSR, encoded by the coding sequence GTGCCAGCCCTGCCTGGCACCGACCGGTGCCGGGTGCTGCTGCTCGCTCCGTCCAACGGTCTCGGTGGAGGAATAGAGCGCTATCTCTGGACCATTGAGGAATGCCTCCGGGGCGGGGGCGGCGACGTCCACCGGCTGGATATGCGCCGTCCCGGCAGGGATACTTTCCCCGTTCCTCGTGCCCGTTTCGTCATCGGAGCACTGGCCGCCGCCCGCGGGCAGTGGCGACCCGACGTCGTCGTGGCGGGTCATCCCAACCTGATTCCGGTCGCCGCGGCGGTCGCCCGGCTGACGGTGGCCCGCCGGGCGTTCGTCGTGTGCTACGGCGACGACATCTGGGCGATGCGGCGCAGGGACCGGGCGCTGCTGCACCGCGACGCCGCGCTCGTGCCGGTCGCCATCAGCTCCTATGGGGCCGGCGTCCTGGCCGCGACCAGCCAGGGGCCGATCATCCGACCCGGCCTCGCCCCGTCCTGGCGGGCCGAGCTGCTGGCGCAGGGCGCGCGTCGGTCCGCCTCGGCCACCCCGGGTGGCACGTCCGGCGTGCCGACGCTGCTGACCGCGTTCCGCCTCGCCGCCTGGGAGGGCAAGGGCCTGCCCGTCCTGCTGGACGCCCTGACGACGGTGCGCCGTGCGCTCGGCGCCGTGCGCCTGGTCGTCGCCGGCCACGGCCCGGCGCCCGAGGACATGCTCACCCTGATCCGCGCGCACGAGGACGTCATCGTGCACGAGACTCCCGGCGACGCCGACCTCGCCCGGCTCTACGCGGCGGCGGATCTGTTCGTGCTCTGTACCCGGACCAGGCCCCGACCGCCGTACGGCGGCGAAGGGTACGGGATGGTGCTGCTGGAGGCCCAGCTCGCCGGCTGTCCGGTGGTCGGCCCGGCCCGCGGTGGCTCGGGCGACGCCTACCAGGACGGGCTGACGGGGGTGACCCCGCGGGACGAGTCCGCCGAGGCGCTGAGCGCCGTCCTGATCGACCTGCTCGCGGACGGGCCGCGGCTGGCCAGGCTGGGGCGGCAGGCGGCCGAGTGGGCCGAGGCCACCACCCGGCCACAGGACTACACCGGCCGGGTGTTCAGCACGCTGACCGGACGCGAGCTCGGCGGCGGCGCGCAGCACCCGCGCATACCCG